Proteins encoded together in one bacterium window:
- a CDS encoding flippase-like domain-containing protein, with product MKDKKLWIGLIISVLCIIYFIKGINWREAWQIMRTAQYIWLIPATVVFLFSFWLRAVRWQIFIDPVKHLPVKRLLPSLMIGFMGNSVLPARLGELIRPYVLGKKEKLSISAALATVVIERIFDGICMLFLLAIVLLFFAPTISSSTDSFISLPKIQAISYTFLAVNIAILFFLYLLKKYPEKLVALFTKLFGFLPEHWLEKLTHLLYSFVDGLHILHQPKQIILASFYSLAVWLTVALEILFVQYAFGLGSLSWSAPIFVMIIIAIGVMLPSAPGYVGPYHAACRSALVLLGVDVNIAVGFAVILHASQVIPIIAIGFYYLWREGLSLSEVSNSVTSTR from the coding sequence ATGAAAGATAAAAAACTCTGGATCGGATTGATTATCAGCGTTCTTTGCATTATATATTTTATTAAAGGAATAAACTGGCGGGAAGCCTGGCAGATTATGCGTACTGCTCAATATATCTGGCTTATTCCCGCAACAGTTGTTTTTCTATTCAGTTTCTGGCTTCGGGCAGTACGCTGGCAGATATTTATTGACCCGGTCAAACATCTACCGGTTAAACGGCTTCTTCCATCATTAATGATTGGATTTATGGGAAACAGCGTTCTGCCGGCTAGGTTAGGCGAACTCATTCGCCCGTATGTACTCGGCAAAAAAGAAAAATTAAGCATTTCCGCCGCTTTAGCTACCGTAGTTATCGAACGAATATTCGATGGCATCTGTATGTTGTTTCTCTTAGCTATCGTTCTTTTATTCTTCGCCCCTACTATTAGCTCGAGCACTGATTCTTTTATCAGTCTGCCGAAAATTCAAGCGATAAGTTATACTTTCCTGGCGGTTAATATCGCGATTTTATTCTTCTTGTATCTCTTAAAGAAATATCCAGAAAAACTCGTTGCTCTATTTACAAAGCTATTTGGATTTCTCCCAGAGCATTGGTTAGAAAAACTTACGCATCTACTTTATTCATTCGTTGACGGACTGCATATTTTGCATCAACCGAAACAGATTATTCTCGCATCGTTCTATTCATTAGCGGTTTGGCTGACTGTAGCGCTCGAAATTCTATTCGTCCAATATGCGTTCGGGCTTGGTTCTCTTTCATGGTCAGCACCGATTTTTGTTATGATTATCATCGCTATCGGAGTTATGCTACCTTCCGCGCCGGGATATGTCGGCCCGTATCATGCAGCATGCCGTAGCGCATTAGTTCTACTTGGTGTAGATGTTAATATCGCAGTCGGGTTCGCAGTTATTTTGCATGCAAGTCAGGTTATTCCGATTATCGCTATTGGGTTCTACTATCTGTGGCGGGAAGGACTTTCGTTAAGCGAAGTATCGAATTCAGTAACGAGCACCAGATAA
- a CDS encoding glycosyltransferase family 39 protein — MTIPDYGITWDEPLYFRAAKSYTDWFGLIFSGDWQTALNSKTIDTYWQHNSQHPPLTKLLAGLTYTITKHWLDDVIAFRLAELFWYLTLLLVVYHVAQSFYGKNVAWVAMLATAVMPRLFADAHLLELDLPLATIWLCTVYAFYRGIDNNKYYVLKTKNHRRLFGFRISDFGFNRPVIWSLICGLGFGFALLTKVIAVFVIIPLFVWAQIFHRNKYTNNLFCMFTIGPIIFILFWPWLWNNTFIRILDYFAFFFLMESPLKTFYLGHAYASTPWHYPLVLTLTTVPIGILLLALYGILRSFVSHCYPAFKGITVFPRCLMSFLRGKNPNIKYIVFQHHAFNTLLLFNIGFFLIFFALPGTLVIDGVRYFLPIFPMLAIFAGQGFAEIRSKMLASKTNIAKLTFQFINLIIVVIVFLLPLVSIATYHPYQLSYFNELVGGLKGATKLGFETTYWGEVITQKEIDWLNRNLPFQAKVKILPVYPANHAPVAALSFYPDVVVYYQQRGIIRSDINFFADPPYDYFILISRQGLFTPFDWRLYQEEQPTYRTELFGVQLLGIYKLN; from the coding sequence ATGACAATACCGGACTACGGCATAACTTGGGACGAACCACTCTATTTTCGGGCAGCGAAATCGTATACCGATTGGTTCGGATTAATTTTCTCCGGAGATTGGCAGACGGCATTGAACTCCAAAACCATTGACACGTATTGGCAACATAACTCCCAGCATCCGCCGTTAACGAAACTTCTCGCCGGATTAACCTATACCATAACCAAGCATTGGCTAGATGACGTTATCGCATTTCGGTTAGCGGAACTTTTTTGGTATCTCACATTACTTCTCGTAGTTTATCATGTAGCTCAATCTTTTTATGGGAAGAACGTCGCTTGGGTAGCAATGCTGGCAACCGCAGTTATGCCGCGACTTTTTGCTGATGCCCATCTCCTCGAACTCGATTTACCGCTCGCAACTATCTGGCTGTGTACAGTCTACGCTTTCTACCGAGGGATTGATAATAATAAGTATTACGTATTAAAAACTAAGAACCACAGAAGGTTATTTGGATTTCGGATTTCGGATTTCGGATTTAATCGCCCCGTGATTTGGAGTCTAATTTGTGGTTTGGGATTTGGTTTTGCATTGTTAACCAAAGTTATAGCAGTGTTTGTTATCATTCCGCTATTCGTCTGGGCGCAGATATTCCATCGGAATAAATATACTAACAACCTTTTTTGTATGTTCACGATTGGACCAATTATTTTTATCTTGTTCTGGCCTTGGTTATGGAATAATACATTCATCCGCATACTCGATTATTTTGCGTTTTTCTTCCTGATGGAAAGTCCGCTTAAAACATTCTATCTCGGACATGCTTACGCGAGTACTCCGTGGCATTATCCGCTGGTATTAACCCTGACAACAGTTCCTATAGGAATCCTTCTACTCGCATTATATGGAATTTTAAGAAGTTTTGTTTCCCATTGTTATCCTGCCTTCAAAGGGATAACGGTATTTCCCCGTTGCTTGATGTCATTTCTACGAGGGAAAAATCCTAACATTAAATATATCGTCTTTCAACACCATGCATTCAATACATTATTATTGTTCAACATCGGATTTTTTCTTATTTTTTTCGCTCTTCCCGGAACGCTGGTCATAGATGGCGTTCGCTATTTTCTACCGATATTCCCGATGCTCGCGATATTCGCTGGACAAGGTTTTGCTGAAATCCGAAGTAAGATGTTAGCGAGTAAAACAAACATTGCAAAACTTACCTTTCAATTCATAAATCTTATTATTGTTGTTATTGTGTTCTTGTTACCTCTCGTATCAATAGCAACCTATCATCCATATCAACTCTCGTATTTCAACGAGTTAGTTGGTGGTCTGAAAGGAGCAACGAAATTAGGGTTTGAAACCACTTATTGGGGCGAAGTAATAACCCAGAAAGAAATCGATTGGTTGAATAGGAATCTGCCGTTTCAAGCGAAAGTGAAAATTCTGCCGGTATATCCGGCGAACCATGCGCCAGTCGCAGCATTATCCTTCTATCCAGATGTAGTAGTTTATTATCAGCAGCGGGGAATTATCCGGTCGGATATAAACTTTTTCGCCGATCCGCCGTATGACTATTTCATTTTAATCTCACGTCAAGGACTATTTACTCCATTCGATTGGCGATTATATCAGGAAGAACAACCTACCTATCGAACGGAACTTTTTGGAGTTCAGTTATTGGGAATATATAAGTTAAATTGA
- the secA gene encoding preprotein translocase subunit SecA, whose product MFGNILRKILPSKQERDIKMLEPIVEQINELEQSIAALSDEALRRKTDEFKHRLADGETLDDILPEAFAVVRETAKRTIKLRHFDVQLMGGIVLHQGKIAEMATGEGKTLVATLPLYLNALEGKGCHLVTVNDYLARRDAEWMGPIYHFLGLKVGVVNHDKSFLYSPNPKGRTTQLGSGEELQVVPRKEAYLADITYGTNTEFGFDYLRDNMAIRLEDLVQREYNYVIVDEVDSILIDEARTPLIISGPVEHSTHKFDEMKPLVERLVRNQTLLVNRLLSEAEKLLEEGKEYEAGIKFLQVRRGAPKHKRLMKLEKEKGVLRHIERVELDYTRDKKLHELDEELFFSIDEKTHVVDLTEKGRTALSPHDPDFFVLPDIEEQRRKIDAEEGLSELEKLAKKQAIEQAFIEKSERLQNISQLLKAYSLYEKDVEYVVADGKVVIVDEFTGRLMPGRRFSDGLHEALEAKEGVRIERETQTLATITIQNYFRMYQKVAGMTGTAVTSAGEFWDVYKLDVVSIPTNEPVRRIDYDDAVYKTKREKYNAVIDEIERYHKAGQPVLVGTISVEVSETIGRMLSRKGIKNYSILNAKYHEKEAEIIAKAGQAGAITIATNMAGRGTDIKLGSGVVKCPSTCCILCEHEAEQGCATCPDKKERKLVECLEDVPCGLHIIGTERHEAMRIDRQLRGRSGRQGDPGSSKFYLSLEDDLMRLFGSDKLVAWMDKLGVEEGEVITHPWVTKAIATAQKRVEEHNFSIRKRLLEYDDIMNKQREVVYELRRALLHGTNIEDWIIEILIPDYQPSAPVAEEMTDTPSGITLKQLIIAIADELIQNKLDEYANDKTHPEDWDLKSLFNWYQSFVPTSIPVPIIDPKTITQGQIFDQLSTIFRKVYDEREKLFGEEFRFIEKMVVLQTVDSKWRDHLLAMDMVKEGIGLRAYGATVENEPLIAYKKEAHNLFMQMIDNIKTDILSLIFRVQPILMATPEQTATQPQRTTQPQRIPFGRQPIPGQPKPAKPQPVQSKKIGRNDPCPCGSGKKYKKCCGAAILT is encoded by the coding sequence ACTCCCGAGTAAACAAGAACGCGATATTAAAATGCTCGAACCAATCGTTGAGCAAATCAATGAGTTGGAGCAAAGTATCGCAGCGCTATCTGACGAAGCGCTCCGTCGGAAAACCGATGAATTCAAACACCGACTTGCTGACGGAGAAACGCTTGATGATATTCTGCCGGAAGCGTTTGCGGTCGTTCGAGAAACAGCAAAACGAACCATTAAACTTCGGCATTTTGATGTCCAGCTTATGGGTGGAATTGTTCTTCATCAGGGGAAAATTGCTGAAATGGCTACCGGTGAAGGGAAAACGTTAGTAGCTACACTACCGTTATATTTAAATGCATTAGAAGGGAAAGGATGTCATCTGGTAACCGTTAACGACTATTTAGCACGTCGTGACGCTGAATGGATGGGACCAATATATCATTTTCTTGGATTGAAGGTAGGTGTGGTTAACCATGATAAATCGTTCTTATACTCACCGAATCCAAAGGGGAGAACGACTCAGCTCGGGTCTGGCGAAGAACTGCAGGTGGTTCCACGGAAAGAAGCGTATCTAGCGGATATAACGTATGGAACAAATACCGAGTTTGGATTCGATTATCTCCGAGATAATATGGCAATTCGGCTTGAGGATTTAGTGCAACGTGAATATAACTATGTTATTGTTGACGAGGTTGATAGTATCTTGATTGACGAAGCACGAACGCCGTTGATTATTTCCGGTCCGGTAGAACATTCGACGCATAAATTTGATGAAATGAAACCGCTGGTTGAACGGTTGGTTAGGAATCAGACACTTTTGGTTAACCGACTGTTATCCGAAGCGGAAAAACTGTTAGAAGAAGGCAAAGAATACGAAGCAGGAATAAAATTTCTTCAGGTACGTCGAGGTGCGCCGAAACATAAACGGTTGATGAAACTTGAAAAGGAAAAAGGGGTACTTCGTCACATTGAACGAGTTGAATTAGATTACACGCGGGATAAAAAACTCCATGAATTGGATGAAGAATTATTTTTCAGTATAGATGAAAAGACCCATGTGGTTGATTTGACTGAAAAAGGAAGAACCGCGTTATCGCCGCACGACCCAGATTTCTTCGTCTTACCAGATATCGAAGAACAACGGCGGAAAATCGATGCGGAAGAAGGGTTATCCGAGTTAGAGAAATTGGCTAAAAAACAGGCGATTGAACAAGCGTTCATTGAAAAAAGCGAACGGTTGCAGAATATTAGTCAGTTGCTCAAAGCGTATTCCCTCTATGAAAAAGATGTAGAATATGTTGTTGCAGATGGCAAAGTGGTTATTGTCGATGAGTTTACTGGGCGATTGATGCCCGGACGGCGGTTCAGTGACGGATTACACGAAGCGTTAGAAGCGAAAGAAGGTGTGCGCATTGAACGGGAAACACAAACGCTCGCAACGATAACGATTCAAAACTATTTTCGAATGTATCAGAAAGTTGCGGGTATGACTGGAACGGCAGTAACCAGTGCTGGTGAGTTTTGGGATGTATATAAACTTGATGTGGTGAGTATTCCGACGAACGAACCGGTACGTCGGATTGATTATGACGATGCGGTATATAAGACCAAACGAGAAAAATATAATGCGGTTATCGATGAAATTGAGCGATACCATAAAGCTGGTCAGCCGGTTCTGGTTGGAACGATATCTGTTGAAGTATCCGAAACCATCGGGCGAATGTTAAGCCGAAAAGGGATAAAAAATTATTCTATCCTGAATGCGAAATATCACGAAAAAGAAGCGGAAATTATCGCTAAAGCTGGTCAAGCTGGAGCGATTACCATTGCAACCAATATGGCTGGACGGGGAACGGATATCAAACTTGGTTCTGGAGTCGTTAAATGCCCATCTACTTGCTGTATCTTATGTGAACATGAAGCAGAACAAGGCTGTGCAACCTGTCCGGATAAGAAAGAACGGAAACTGGTTGAATGTTTAGAAGACGTACCTTGCGGACTACATATTATCGGGACAGAACGGCATGAAGCCATGCGGATTGATAGACAGCTTCGTGGTCGGTCAGGTCGGCAAGGTGATCCTGGGTCGAGTAAGTTCTATCTCTCGCTCGAAGATGATTTAATGCGATTGTTTGGTTCTGATAAACTGGTTGCGTGGATGGATAAACTCGGCGTTGAAGAAGGAGAAGTTATAACGCATCCTTGGGTAACGAAAGCTATCGCTACAGCACAGAAACGAGTTGAAGAACATAATTTCAGTATCCGGAAACGACTGCTTGAATATGATGATATCATGAACAAACAGCGAGAAGTAGTGTATGAATTGCGTCGTGCGCTATTGCACGGAACGAATATCGAAGATTGGATTATCGAAATTCTTATTCCAGATTATCAACCTTCAGCTCCAGTAGCAGAAGAAATGACCGATACACCAAGTGGGATAACCCTGAAACAGTTAATCATTGCGATAGCGGATGAACTTATCCAAAATAAACTCGATGAATATGCAAATGACAAAACTCATCCGGAAGATTGGGATTTAAAAAGTTTATTTAATTGGTATCAATCGTTTGTTCCAACGAGTATTCCGGTTCCGATTATTGACCCGAAAACTATTACCCAAGGACAGATTTTTGACCAGCTATCAACCATTTTCCGGAAGGTATATGATGAACGGGAAAAATTATTTGGTGAAGAATTCCGGTTTATTGAAAAGATGGTTGTTCTTCAGACAGTAGATTCGAAATGGCGCGACCATTTGCTGGCAATGGATATGGTTAAGGAAGGAATTGGACTTCGTGCGTATGGTGCAACGGTTGAAAATGAACCGTTGATTGCGTATAAGAAGGAAGCGCATAACCTATTTATGCAGATGATTGATAATATTAAAACCGATATTCTATCGTTAATTTTTCGCGTTCAACCGATTCTGATGGCAACGCCAGAACAAACCGCAACGCAACCACAACGAACAACGCAACCGCAAAGAATTCCTTTCGGTAGACAACCAATTCCAGGGCAACCGAAACCAGCGAAACCGCAACCGGTACAATCGAAAAAAATCGGCCGAAATGATCCTTGTCCCTGCGGCAGCGGGAAAAAATACAAAAAATGCTGCGGTGCGGCTATCCTCACCTAA